From Streptomyces sp. NBC_00775, one genomic window encodes:
- a CDS encoding carboxylesterase/lipase family protein: MAIEVVDTTLGPVEGTLGERVHVFKGIPFAAPPVGPLRFKPPQPPAPWTEAKPVHEYGPAAPQPRDLVLEQMFGHAPFPTSEASCLTLNVWTPQQGAENRPVMVWLHGGAFLTGSGRDPVFDGSRLASLHDVVVVTVNYRLGALGFLYLGELLGDEYASSGNVGLLDQIAALRWVRDNIAAFGGDPGNVTLFGQSAGAMSVLSLMAMPAAQGLFHKAIAQSGSAECTHTRERATAVARDVLAALALPEHEAHRLLDLPVATLLYAQQSVVEVMRQRGDALGLPFAPVVDGPTLPRAPLEAFTSGAASPVPLIAGTTLEEGRLFLVGPESPNVDDAAVTALFDTEFDKPEEALEAFRGVQPDTSPMGLLAALMGERMFRAPTARLLEAHAARTSQVWTYLFSWRSSARGGQLGACHSLDLPFVFDNLHAGGVDRFTGKDAPQRLADALSSAWASFAHHGHPGVPWPAFDTAHRATMVFDVTSRMVRDPWNDVRLLTDSSWRPPSCESDGCRGFLSCSSG, translated from the coding sequence ATGGCCATTGAGGTCGTTGACACGACACTCGGCCCGGTCGAGGGCACCCTCGGCGAACGCGTACACGTGTTCAAGGGCATACCGTTCGCCGCCCCACCCGTAGGGCCGCTGCGCTTCAAGCCGCCGCAGCCACCCGCACCGTGGACGGAGGCGAAACCCGTCCATGAGTATGGCCCAGCCGCTCCGCAACCGCGTGACCTGGTGCTGGAGCAGATGTTCGGGCACGCGCCGTTTCCCACGAGTGAGGCGTCGTGTCTCACCCTCAACGTCTGGACGCCGCAGCAGGGCGCCGAAAACCGGCCCGTCATGGTGTGGCTGCACGGAGGCGCGTTCCTGACGGGCTCGGGACGCGACCCGGTGTTCGACGGGAGCCGACTCGCATCACTGCACGACGTGGTGGTCGTCACCGTCAACTACCGGCTGGGAGCACTGGGGTTCCTGTACCTGGGTGAACTGCTCGGCGACGAGTACGCGTCGTCCGGCAACGTGGGCCTGCTGGACCAGATCGCCGCGCTGCGATGGGTCCGGGACAACATTGCGGCGTTCGGCGGTGACCCGGGCAACGTCACCCTGTTCGGACAGTCCGCCGGGGCGATGAGTGTCCTCTCGTTGATGGCCATGCCGGCCGCCCAGGGCCTCTTCCACAAGGCCATCGCCCAGAGCGGCAGCGCCGAGTGCACCCACACCCGGGAGCGCGCCACCGCCGTGGCCCGGGATGTGCTCGCCGCCCTCGCCCTTCCGGAACACGAGGCACACAGGCTCCTCGACCTCCCCGTCGCGACACTTCTGTATGCCCAGCAGAGTGTGGTGGAGGTAATGCGCCAGCGCGGCGACGCTCTCGGCCTGCCGTTCGCTCCGGTGGTGGACGGACCTACCCTTCCCCGGGCGCCGCTGGAGGCGTTCACATCAGGAGCCGCATCCCCGGTTCCTCTGATCGCGGGCACCACGTTGGAAGAGGGACGCCTGTTCCTGGTCGGGCCTGAGTCGCCGAACGTCGACGACGCCGCCGTCACCGCTCTCTTCGACACGGAATTCGACAAGCCCGAGGAAGCCCTGGAGGCGTTCAGGGGAGTCCAGCCGGACACCAGCCCCATGGGGCTCCTCGCCGCCCTCATGGGTGAACGCATGTTCCGCGCGCCCACCGCCAGGCTCCTCGAGGCCCACGCGGCACGCACCAGCCAGGTCTGGACGTACCTGTTCAGCTGGCGCTCGTCTGCCCGGGGCGGACAGCTCGGCGCCTGTCACTCGCTCGATCTGCCCTTCGTGTTCGACAACCTGCACGCTGGGGGAGTCGACCGATTCACGGGCAAGGATGCGCCACAGCGCCTCGCGGACGCCCTGAGCTCCGCCTGGGCGTCCTTCGCACACCACGGCCATCCCGGCGTTCCTTGGCCCGCCTTCGACACCGCCCACCGAGCCACCATGGTCTTCGACGTCACCTCACGGATGGTTCGGGACCCCTGGAATGATGTCCGGCTGCTGACTGATTCCTCATGGCGCCCGCCAAGCTGCGAGAGCGACGGGTGCCGTGGCTTCTTGTCTTGCTCCTCGGGCTGA
- a CDS encoding ArsR/SmtB family transcription factor produces the protein MASRTASPLVHPDTDDLDLFKIMSALTDETRLTIVVTLSVSPGLACSGFTQDVTASVLTRHFRVLREAGLIRQHDVGTRRFNTLRKEDLDQRFPGLLDLVLKESVGRVEPYVNAECA, from the coding sequence ATGGCTAGCCGCACCGCGTCACCCCTCGTCCACCCCGACACGGACGACCTCGACCTCTTCAAGATCATGAGCGCGCTGACCGACGAGACCCGGCTCACCATCGTCGTCACCCTCTCCGTCTCCCCCGGTCTGGCCTGCAGCGGCTTCACGCAGGACGTCACCGCGTCCGTACTCACCCGCCACTTCCGCGTCCTGCGCGAGGCCGGTCTCATCCGGCAGCACGATGTCGGCACCCGCCGTTTCAACACTCTGCGCAAGGAAGATCTGGACCAGCGGTTCCCCGGACTGCTCGACCTCGTCCTCAAGGAGAGCGTCGGCCGCGTGGAGCCTTACGTGAACGCCGAGTGCGCCTGA
- a CDS encoding aldehyde dehydrogenase family protein, protein MTTNQATEPRTHRTETAAEVVGRLRATFNTGVTRGLDWRVNQLQRLRALLIENEQELLEALWADLRKNAAEAKMQEIDFTVADIDEALANLENWLQPRPVEVPAHFGPTTTAYTTYDPLGVVLVIAPWNFPLHLLIDPIIGALATGNTVVAKPSEMSVHTSAVASRLLREYFDADVLTVVEGGAEETTALLAQRFDHIFYTGNGTVGRIVMAAAAKNLTPVTLELGGKSPVFVAPDADVDETAKRLVGAKFGNAGQQCIAPDYVLADPATAAALVPALRAAVDAQFGTTPQTSADFGRIINERHFDRLTRLLDSGRAAVGGQHDRDDLFIAPTVLTDVDPASPVMREEIFGPILPVVEVEDLDAAIAVINEREKPLALYAFTTSEATKSRLVNETSSGGVAWGQPVMQLLMPGLPFGGVGESGMGRYHGRYSLETFSHLKAVADVPLN, encoded by the coding sequence ATGACCACAAATCAGGCGACCGAGCCGAGGACGCACCGGACCGAAACGGCCGCGGAGGTGGTCGGCCGCCTTCGTGCGACGTTCAACACCGGCGTCACCCGCGGACTGGACTGGCGCGTCAACCAGCTGCAGCGGCTGCGGGCCCTGCTGATCGAGAACGAGCAGGAGCTGCTCGAAGCGCTCTGGGCGGATCTGAGGAAGAACGCCGCCGAGGCGAAGATGCAGGAGATCGACTTCACCGTCGCCGACATCGACGAGGCACTGGCGAACCTCGAGAACTGGCTTCAGCCTCGCCCGGTGGAGGTTCCTGCCCACTTCGGTCCCACGACAACGGCCTACACCACGTACGACCCGCTTGGGGTCGTCCTGGTGATCGCCCCGTGGAACTTCCCGCTGCACCTTCTCATCGACCCCATCATCGGCGCACTGGCCACCGGGAACACCGTGGTGGCCAAGCCGAGCGAGATGTCGGTGCACACTTCGGCGGTGGCTTCACGGCTCCTGCGTGAGTACTTCGACGCCGACGTGCTCACCGTCGTCGAGGGCGGCGCCGAGGAGACCACGGCCCTGCTGGCGCAGCGTTTCGACCACATCTTCTACACCGGCAATGGCACGGTCGGCCGGATCGTCATGGCCGCGGCAGCCAAGAACCTCACCCCGGTCACGCTTGAACTCGGGGGCAAGTCACCGGTCTTCGTGGCGCCCGACGCCGACGTGGACGAGACCGCGAAGCGGCTGGTCGGTGCCAAGTTCGGCAACGCGGGGCAGCAGTGCATAGCCCCCGACTACGTTCTGGCCGATCCTGCCACCGCCGCCGCACTGGTCCCCGCCCTCCGCGCGGCGGTCGACGCCCAGTTCGGTACCACCCCGCAGACCTCAGCCGACTTCGGTCGGATCATCAACGAGCGGCACTTCGACCGGCTCACCCGTCTGCTGGACTCCGGCCGGGCGGCGGTGGGAGGCCAGCACGACCGCGACGACCTGTTCATCGCACCGACCGTGCTCACCGATGTCGACCCCGCATCGCCGGTCATGCGGGAGGAGATCTTCGGTCCGATCCTCCCCGTCGTCGAAGTCGAAGACCTCGACGCCGCCATCGCCGTCATCAACGAACGCGAAAAGCCCCTCGCGCTCTACGCCTTCACCACGTCCGAGGCCACCAAGTCACGCCTCGTGAACGAGACGTCCTCCGGCGGCGTCGCCTGGGGCCAGCCCGTGATGCAACTGCTCATGCCCGGCCTGCCTTTCGGTGGCGTCGGCGAAAGCGGCATGGGCCGGTACCACGGCCGGTACTCCCTCGAGACGTTCAGCCACCTCAAGGCCGTCGCGGACGTGCCGCTCAACTAG